Below is a genomic region from Mycolicibacter hiberniae.
GTCGGACGCCAGCAGCGCCATCCTCAGCGCGATGATGCGGAACCTGTTGCGTGCCTGCACTACCGGTGTTCTCACAGATCCTCCTTCATCGGTTTCCTCTTCAGGTCTGTCGCGGTGGCGATCACAGCAAGCCCGACCGCAGTACGTCGCCGGCCAGGCCGGCCACCACCGGCACGATGCCCAGGCATACGAACGCGGGCAGGAAGCACAGCCCGAGTGGCCCGGCAATCAGCACCGCGGCTCGCTCCGCGGCGGCGGTAGCCCTGTCGGAGGCCTCTGCTCGGCACTGCGCGGCGAGTTGGCCGAGCCCGGCGGCCAGCGCGGTACCCGATGACCCCGACCGGCGGGCCAGGCGCAGCACCGCCGCGACGACCGGGTCGATTGCCGCGCCGGCCGGACCGCCTGGCGCCGACCAGGCAATGCGCGGTTCGGCACCCAACGCCAGCAGATCCGCGCCGCGGCGCAACGCCTGCGCCAACGGCGGCGGCGCGTGCGCAGCGGTGGCTGCCGCCGCGCCGGACACCGACATGCCCGCGGTCAGGCACAGGGCGAACACGTCCATGTCCGCGGCGAGCGCCAGCGCGTCGATCCCCGGGCCCCTCGGGGCCGGCCGGCCGCTGCCCGGGCGGGGCGCGACCCGCGACCGGGCCGTCTGCGGGCCGGCGGCGGCCAGCACTGCCGCTGCCAGCAGGAGCGCGGCCGTGGTCATGCGCCGGCACCTGCGGTGATCCGGTCAGACCACAACAGCCCGGCGCACACCAGGCTCACCCCGATCAGCGTGAGCGTGCCGCCGCCGCCGGCGCCCAGCAGATATCCGATCGGTCGGGCTCCGATCAGCTGGCCCAGCACCACTCCGAGCACCGGCAGGCCGGCCAAGAGTGCCGCCGAGGCGCGGGCCCCGGCCATACCGGCTTCGGCGCGCGCCGAGAACCTGTGCCGGGCGGTGATGTCGCGTTGCGCGGCTTGCATCAGGGCCGCGATCGCCAGGCCGTGCTGTTCGCCGAGTTGCCAATACGCGGCGAGCCGTTCCCACTGTGCGGGCAGCGCCGAGGCTGCGGCGGCATCGCGCAGGCCGGTCGCGACGTCGGCGCCCAACCGGGCCCGGGCCGCGACGCCGCCCAGGCCGGCGGCCACCACACGGTGGCCGGCTTCCGCGGCGCCGACGGCGAAGGCCCGCACCGGATGCGCTCCCACGCGCAACTCACCGACCAGGGCATCGAGCGCGGTTTCCAGGGCGCGTGATTCCGCACTCGCTCGGCGGCGCCGCAGGTGGCGGCGCCGGCGCACGGCGGCGGTGATTCCGAACACGGCTCCGGCCAGCCACGCGCAGGGCGGCAGGACCAGGGTGGCCGCCACCCCGGCGCCGGCGGCCACCCCGAGCACGCTCCAGCGGCCGGCCGTCTCGGCGAACCGGCCGCCCGGGCGGCCGGTCGCCGCGAGACGGCGGCGCGGCGAAGCACCGAGCAGTGCCGCCGCGGCCAGCGCAAGTGCGGCGGTCGCCGGGCCGGTCATGCGGCGCGCCGATCGCGCAGCAGAGCCCGGAGTTCGGCGGCGTGGCCGGTCAGCCCGCGGTCGGCCTGCCACACCGGTTCGGCCTGCACCAGGCCGGCTGAACTGCGGCGCAGCACCGCGATGTCGGTGAGGCGCCGCTGGCCGTCGCCGCCGCGCGCGACGTGCAGCACCACCTGGACGGCTGCCGCCAACTGGCTGTGCAGGCCCGACCGGTCCAGGCCGCCCAGGGCGGCGAGGGCTTCCAGCCGGGCGGGCACGTCGCTGGGACGGTTGGCGTGCACTGTTCCCGCACCTCCTTCGTGGCCGGTGTTCAAGGCGGCGAGCAGGTCGACCACTTCGGCACCGCGAACCTCGCCGACCACCAACCGGTCCGGCCGCATCCGCAGCGCCTGCCGGACCAGTTCGCGCAGCCCCACCTCGCCGATGCCTTCAACGTTCGGCGCGCGCGCCACCAGCCTGACCAGATGCGGATGCCGGGGCAGCAGTTCCGGTGCGTCCTCGACGCAGACCAGCCGCTCGCGCTCGTCTACCGCCCCGAGCAGGGCGGCCAACATCGTGGTTTTTCCGGCGCCGGTGCCGCCGGAGATCAGGAACGCCAAGCGGCCGTCGATGATGTCGGCGAGCAGGGCCGCCGCGGCCGGCGCGATGGCCCCCGCGGCGATCAACGCGGCGAGGTTCTGGGTGGCCGGCCGCAGCACCCGCAGGGAAAGGCACGTGCCACCGGCGGCGAGGGGCGGCAGGATCGCGTGCAGGCGCACGGCGAACTCGCCGGTTCCGATGCCGCGCAGCTGCCCGTCGACCCACGGCTGGGCGTCGTCGAGCCGGCGCCCGGCGGCCACCGCCAGGCGTTGGGCCAGCCGGCGCACCGCCGCTTCGTCGGGGAAACGGATCTCGGTGCGCCGCAAGCCCGCGCCGTCGTCGACCCACACGGCATCGGGTGCGGTGACCAGCACGTCGGTGGTTCCCGCCGCACACAGCAGCGGTTCGAGCACCCCGGCTCCGGTCAGCTCGGTCTGCAAGATCCGCAGGCTGGCCAGCATCTCGGTGTCGCCGAGCACGCCGCCCGACTCGGCCCGCAGGGCAGCGGCAACGGCCTGGGGACGCAACGCCGAGGGCTCTCCGGCCTCGGCGGCCAGCCGTTCGCGGACCCGGTCTATCAGCGAGTCCGGCACGTGACCACGTCCTTGCGCTGCGGCAGCGCTTCCAGAACCCGCCCGGCGGCCACCGCCAGCGCGGAGCGGCGCTGCAGCCGCAGACCGGCGTGCTCGAGCCGCTCGGCAAGGCCTGGCTCGGCCCGCATCGCGGCCAACAGGGGCAGTCCGAGGATCTGGGCCACGTCGTCGGCCCGGAGGCCGCCGGGCGCCGGGCCGCGTACCACCACGCCGACGTTGGGGTTCAGTGCCCGCAGCCGGGG
It encodes:
- a CDS encoding TadA family conjugal transfer-associated ATPase produces the protein MPDSLIDRVRERLAAEAGEPSALRPQAVAAALRAESGGVLGDTEMLASLRILQTELTGAGVLEPLLCAAGTTDVLVTAPDAVWVDDGAGLRRTEIRFPDEAAVRRLAQRLAVAAGRRLDDAQPWVDGQLRGIGTGEFAVRLHAILPPLAAGGTCLSLRVLRPATQNLAALIAAGAIAPAAAALLADIIDGRLAFLISGGTGAGKTTMLAALLGAVDERERLVCVEDAPELLPRHPHLVRLVARAPNVEGIGEVGLRELVRQALRMRPDRLVVGEVRGAEVVDLLAALNTGHEGGAGTVHANRPSDVPARLEALAALGGLDRSGLHSQLAAAVQVVLHVARGGDGQRRLTDIAVLRRSSAGLVQAEPVWQADRGLTGHAAELRALLRDRRAA
- a CDS encoding type II secretion system F family protein, which codes for MTTAALLLAAAVLAAAGPQTARSRVAPRPGSGRPAPRGPGIDALALAADMDVFALCLTAGMSVSGAAAATAAHAPPPLAQALRRGADLLALGAEPRIAWSAPGGPAGAAIDPVVAAVLRLARRSGSSGTALAAGLGQLAAQCRAEASDRATAAAERAAVLIAGPLGLCFLPAFVCLGIVPVVAGLAGDVLRSGLL
- a CDS encoding type II secretion system F family protein, with translation MTGPATAALALAAAALLGASPRRRLAATGRPGGRFAETAGRWSVLGVAAGAGVAATLVLPPCAWLAGAVFGITAAVRRRRHLRRRRASAESRALETALDALVGELRVGAHPVRAFAVGAAEAGHRVVAAGLGGVAARARLGADVATGLRDAAAASALPAQWERLAAYWQLGEQHGLAIAALMQAAQRDITARHRFSARAEAGMAGARASAALLAGLPVLGVVLGQLIGARPIGYLLGAGGGGTLTLIGVSLVCAGLLWSDRITAGAGA